The Archangium primigenium genomic interval GGTCGACCGCTACTTCACCCAGGGCGGGCTGAGCATGAACCCGGGCACGCCGCTCGTCGTGCGCGGGGAGCTGCTCGAGTCCCGTCCCCGCACGCTGGTGTTCGACTGGTGGCGCTCGCGCTTCGAGGCCTACCGCCACCAGGTGAGCACCCAGGTCGTGCGCAGCGCCCAGTACTTCACCGTCTCGCCCACGGCGTGGAGCGCCGACCACTGGTACGGCTACGTGGGAGACCTCATGTCCACCGCCGCCATGCAGGGCTACAGCGACGAGCGCCTGGTCTTCAGCTACGGCAACCCCTACCCGTTCAGCTGGGGCGAGGTGCTCACGCTCTCCCACAACTTCCAGGTCAACCTGCGGCTGCCGGGCACCACCTCGGGCTCCATCAGCGTGGGCCTGGCCGACACGCGGCCCATCGCGCACGTCTCCCCGCAGCAGCCCTTCGCCCCGCGCATCACGCCCGCGCAGGACGTGACGGTGGACGGGGTCGACGCCCAGCAGGCCCGGACGCTCGGCTCGCTCACGCCGACCGTGCGCTGGAAGGCGCCGCTCGTGGGCACGCCCTCGGCCTACCGCGTGCGCGTCTCGCGCCTGTCCGCGAGCGGCACGCGCACCGTGGCGACCCACGTGGCCTACCTGTCCACGAAGGACACCTCGGTGACCGTGTTCCCCGGCATCCTCCAGCCCGGCCAGACGTACCTCTTCACGGTCATCGCCTACCTGACGCCCGGCATCGACCTGGCGACGAACCCCTACGGCCACCAGCGGCTCACGGACGTGGCCGACGCGGACGCGATGAGCGCCCCGCTGACCACCCCGGCGGCCCTGGCGGGCGAGAAGGCCCGCCTCGCCGTGGAGCCCGCGCCCGGTGAGTCCGCGGCCCTGGAGCTCAAGGCGCCCCGGGCCCGCTGAGGCCGCGAGCGCCCCCCCACCGGAGTCACGGCCGCTGGGGCGGGCTCGCCGTCCGGGCGGGGTCCCGCTCGGCGATGGGGCCGGTGATCTCGTCGATGCGGCGCAGCACCTCGGGGCTCAGCGTCACGCCCGAGGCCTTCACGTTCTCCTTCACCTGCTCGGGCCGCGAGGCACCGATGATGGCGGAGGAGACGTTGGGGTTGTGCAGCACCCACGCCACGGCGAGCTGCGCCAGCGACAGCCCGGCCTCCTGGGCCACGGGCTGGAGCTGCTGCACGCGCGTGAGGACCTCGTCGCCCAGGTAGCGCTTGACGAAGCTGGCGCCGCCCTTGTCGTCCGTGGCGCGGCTGCCCTCGGGCGGCTTGTGGCCCGGCTTGTACTTGCCCGTGAGCACGCCCTGCGCGATGGGCGAGAAGACCACCTGCCCCACGCCCAGCTCCTGGGAGGTGGGCACCACCTCGGCCTCGATGACCCGCCACAGCATGGAGTACTGGGGCTGGTTGGACACGAGCTGGAAGCCCAGCTGGCGGGCCAGGCGCACGCCCTCGCGCAGCTGCGCCGCCGTCCACTCGGACACGCCGATGTAGAGCGCCTTGCCCTGGCGGACGACGTCGGCGAAGGCCTGCATCGTCTCTTCCAGCGGCGTCTCGTGGTCGTAGCGGTGCGCCTGGTACACGTCCACGTAGTCCGTCTGCAGGCGCCGCAGCGAGCCGTGCAGGGACTCGAGGATGTGCTTGCGCGACAGGCCCCGGTCATTGGGTCCGGGGCCCGTGGGCCAGTACACCTTGGTGAGGATCTCCAGGCCCTCGCGGCGCTGGCCGTGGAGCGCCCGGCCCAACACGGCCTCGGCGCGCGTGCCGGCGTAGACGTCCGCCGTGTCGAAGGTGGTGATGCCCTCGTCCAGCGCGGCGCGCACACACGCGAGCGCCGCCTCCTCCTCGACCTGCGACCCGTGGGTCAACCAGTTGCCGTAGGAGATCTCACTGACCTTCAGTCCACTCCTGCCCAGGAAGCGAAAGTTCATGCGCCGGACTTAACCCGGCGCTCCGCTCAGCGCTTGAGCTTGCTGAAGGGATTGTTGAACGGCTCGGACGACGGCTTGGCGGCGGGCTTGGCCGGCGCGGGCTTGCCCCCGCCCCGCGGTCCACTTGAGACCTCCCGTGCGGGCGCGCTCGCGGGACGGCCGGACGGGGCCGGCGTGCCCTCGGTGAGCGCGCGCACGGACAGCGCGAGCCGTTTGCGCACCAGGTCCACGCTCACCACCTTCACGGTGAGCCGGTCCCCCACCTTCACGGCCTCGGACGGGTCCTTGATGAAGCGCGTGGACAGCTGGGAGACATGGACGAGTCCGTCCTGGTGCACGCCCACGTCCACGAAGGCCCCGAAGGCGGTGACGTTGGTGACCACGCCCTGCAACACCATGCCCTCCTTCACGTCCTCCAGCTTCTGCAAGTCCTCCCGGTAGGCGGGCGCGGTGAAGTCGCCGCGCGGATCACGGCTGGGCTTCTCCAGCTCGGCGAGGATGTCCTGGAGCGTCATGTCGCCCAGGTCCGGTCCCAGGTAGCGCTTGGGATCGATCTTCCGCACGAGCGAGGCGTTGCCCACCAGTTGCTTCACGTCCACGCCCAGGTCCTTCGCCATGCGCTCGACGACGCCGTAGCGCTCGGGGTGCACGGCGCTCGCGTCCAGGGGCTCGGCGCCATGCACGCGCAGGAAGCCCGCCGCCTGCTCGTACGTCTTGGGCCCCAGGCCGCTCACCTTGAGGATCTCCCGGCGCGTGGTGAAGCGGCCCTTGGCGGCGCGGTGGGTGACGATCTTCTTGGCCAGCGTGGGCCCGATGCCGGACACGTGCTCGAGCAGCTGCGGCGACGCGGTGTTCACGTCCACGCCCACGGCGTTGACGCACGAGTCCACCACCTCGCCCAGCTTCTTCTTGAGCTGCGTCTGGTCCACGTCGTGCTGGTACTGGCCCACGCCGATGCTCTTGGGGTCGATCTTCACCAGCTCGGCGAGCGGATCCTGCAGCCGCCGGCCGATGGACACCGCGCCGCGCAGGGACACGTCCAGGTCGGGGAACTCCTCGCGCGCCACCTCGGAGGCCGAGTAGATGGAGGCGCCCTGCTCGCTCACGGACACCACGGGCACCGGGGCCCCCAGCACCTTGAGCACCTCGCGCACGAAGCCCTCGGCCTCGCGGCTGCCCGTGCCGTTGCCCACGGCGATGAGCTCGGGCTTGTGCTTCTGGATGAGGGCGCCACACTGCCGGGCGGCGGTGGCGCGCTCGTTGGCGCCGCGCTCGGTGTAGAGCGTGGCCGACTCCACGAGCTTGCCCGTGCCATCCAGCATGGTGGCCTTGACGCCCGTGCGCAGGCCGGGGTCCAGCGCGAGCACCGCCCGGCCGCCCGCGGGCGCGGACAAGAGCAGGTGGCGCAGGTTCTGGCCAAACACGGTGATGGCCTCGCGATCCGCGCGCTCCTTGAGCTCGTGGCGCAGCTCGGCCTCCAGCGACGGGCCCATGAGCCGCTCCCACGAGTCCTCCACCGCGGCGCGCAGCTCGGAGGCGAACGGCGACTGGGGCCGGGTCACCACGCGCGTCACCAGCGTGCCCTTCACCTCGTCATCCGGCAGGGCGAGCTTGAGCCGCAGCACCTCCTCCGTCTCGCCGCGCAGGAGCGCGAGGATGCGGTGCGAGGGCGCCTTGGACAGGTCCTCCTCGTGGTCCGCGTAGTTGTCGAACTTGGTGGCCTCGCCCTTCTTGGCCGCCACCACGGCCGAGCGCAGCCGGCCCTTGTTCACGCACAGCTCCCGCGCCCCGCGGCGCAGGCCCGCGTCCTCCGCCACGCGCTCGGCGCAGATGTCCCGCGCGCCCGCGAGCGCCGCGTCGCGATCCGCGACATCCTTGTCCGGGTTGATGAAGGCCTTCACCCGGGCATTCATGTCCTCCCCCCGCGTCCCCTCCTGCTTCCAGAGCAGGTCCGCCAGCGGCTCCAGCCCCCGCTCCCGGGCGATGGCGGCCCGGGTGCGGCGCTTGGGCTTGTAGGGCAGGTACAGGTCCTCCAGCTCCGTGCGCGTCCGCGCCCGCTTGAGCGCCTGGGCCAGCTCGGGGGTGAGCTTCCCCTGCCCCTCGATGGAGCGCAGGATGGTCTCCCGGCGCTCGTCCAGCTCGGCGCGCGAGGCGGCGCCGTCCAGGATGGCCTGGATCTGCACCTCGTCGAGGCCCCCCGTGACCTCCTTGCGGTAGCGGGCGATGAACGGGACCGTGGCTCCCTCGGCGCTCAGCGCCAGGGTGCGATCCACCTGCTCGGGCTTGAGGCCCAGCTCCTTCGACAGCTCGATGGCGTAGACGTGCATGGCGACCTGGACCCTACACCATCCCACACGCCCTGGCGAGAGGCCGGCGACTCCCAGAATGACCGCCTGGTGACAACAGACACCGGTAAAAAAGGGAGTCCTCCAGGCCGAGGGTGGCAATGGCCTGGGCCCGCCGTGCGTAACCGCGCGGAACTCGGCTGGAAGGAGCGCCCGGCGTGTGCGTCCGCGTGGCATGTGGAGTGCATGGAAAATTCCAACCCGGCGATCCCACCCTCCGCCGAGCCCCGGAGTTTCCCGTGACGCGTCCCACCCTCTCGAACCTCGCCGCCATCGACACCCGGGACAGCCGGGATCGCCAGAGCGTCCAGGTGCAGCGGATCTCCGAGGGCATGCGCAAGGGGACCATCAGTGCACAGGACGGGTTGAATCTGTTGCGCGAGCAGCAACGCATCTCGGCGGTGCGGCAGGAGGTCGAGGGCCTGCGCAAGCCCGCCGGCGAGGGCGCCGCGAGCGGCCAGGAGACCCACCAGCGCGAGGAGAAGCTGCGCGCGGTCATCGAGATGCAGGCGCGCAGCGAGCGCGCCATCACGCGGGCGGAGGAGAACGGCACCCAGGAGCCGCTGGCCCGCGCGGGGTGAGCTTCAGACGAAGCGCTCAGGGAGTGGGCGCGCGGGGGGGCGGCTTGCCATCGACCGCCGCCTTGATGAGCTTGAAGAAGCGCTCGCCGTCGGCCGCCTGGGCCTTGGGAATCTTGAAGGACAGGGGGGCGCTCACCATCACGTGCTCGACGAGCTGGGTGTGGCCGTCCACGCCGATCTTGATGTCCGCGTCGAGGTCGAACGTGCCCGCGCTCTCGTAGGAGACGTACTTGATGCCCTTGAGGGGGAAGTACTTGTACTCCTTCTTGGCGCCGGTGATGCCCTGCACGTCGACGGCGAAGAGCCCGCGATCGGTGACGACGATCTCGTCCCGCATGAAGCGGAACACGGCGAGCACCTGCTCTCCGTCTCCCAGGAAGCGCTCGACCTGGTAGGCCGACTTCCCCGAGACCTCCGCGTTGCCCATCATCTTGTCGAAGAGACCCATGACCCCTGTTCCTTTGGCGTGAATCCCGCCGAGCCTAGGCGGGAGGCGGGAGCGCGATGAGGCCGGCGCGGTCCAAGCGTTCGCGGATGGACGCCGTGAACGCCACATGCTCGGGATTGCCCGCCGACAGGGGCTCGGAAGAGAGGACCAGCAACCACCCGAGGTCTCCCACCGGCTCGATGCGCACCGGCGCGGGCAGAGGAGGAAGCGCGCCCAGGCGCCGGGACAGGTACGTGAGCCAACCCACGCGGACCTCACCCTCCTGCTTTCGCGTGGCCTCGACCATCTCGGAGGAGCTGACCATCGCGTAGTCCGGCTCCCAGGCCGTGGCCATGCGGGTGAGGATTCCCGTCATCACGGGCTCGGTCAGCAGCCGTTCTCGAACAGGGCCCTGTCGGATGGGATTGAACAGACAGAAGTTCATCATCCCAGGGGAGTACCCACCGCAGGACAAGTGGATTTCACTGGCATCCCGCTTCGCATTCCAGAGGATCCGACTGAATCCCAGTGGCTCAATGACTTTCTTTCCCCTGTCTGTTCGGCTCCTGCTCTTCTCCAGCAGCGCCGCGAGGAAGCGCTCGTCCGTGGAGACAGAATGGCCTGGCGCGCCGCGCGGAACACCGGGACCGCCACTGTACCAATGGGTAAAAGTCGGATCGCATTGCGCCAGCCCTTGGAAGAAGCGCGACAGACGCCGCGCGCACTCCGCCGCTGTTTCCCGACGAGCTCCCCAATAAGCCCCCACGTAGTGGTCATCCGTCATCATCACGCCCTCACTGCCTGGGTGGGGTATGGCGAACGTCGATGCTCCTCCAGTCGTACCGCTGGAAGAGCCGACGAAGAAAATCGGCGACCTTGGCATCCGCCACATGCCAGATCACGGGAATCCCAGACTGAATGGACACGTCTCGCTGCCGCTTCGCCTGTTCCATCATCTGGTCGAACTTCCCCGAGTTCCTGTACCAGTACTTGGGCGTCCCGTCCGCGTTGAAGAAAGCGCAGTAGCCCGGGCCCTTGGCCTCGAGCAACACCGTGCCCGTGAAGCCATCGAATTCCACGTCTTCCACCATGTACACCCACCACGCCGGGCGCCCCGTCACCTGCGCCTGAAACGCCAGCGCCTCCTCGGAGGTCGTGGTGGGCGTCTTGTACGTCCAGTGGCCCGGTCCCGGGCGGCCCGTCTTCCCGGAGGGAGCTCGCGCCATGTGGAGCACCGTGAGCGCCCCCGGGCGCGCCAAGGCGGCGGACCCCGACCCCACGCGAACCGCGGCCAACGTCAACTCGCCCCGCGCGGAGAGCGACAACGCGGGCAGTTCCGCGCCCAGCCCGCCCAGCCGCCCCACGGCCCCCGTACCGGGGCCCAGCAAGCAGAGCACATGCGTGGACAGACGCGCCGCCTCGCGGATCTGCTCCTGCCGGGATATGGCGCCGTAGCGCGCGAGGTACTCGGGTGACGAGGCGATGAGGTGCGCGACCCCGCTCGGCAGTTGCGCGAGGCCCTCCACGCTCCGGATGGGATGTCGCACCGTCTCCGCGAGCGCGACCGCCATCTCCCCCACCGCGTCCTGGGCCCCATCCAGGGCCGCGTTGAGCCAGTCCCGCTCCAGGCCCAGTTCCGCGACGGGGGGACCCTCCGCGCGCCGCAGGGCCTCCGTCGCCGGGTAGAGGACGCCTCCGTGCGAGACATAGAAGTCGCCCACGACGAGGTGCCCCACCCGCCATTGGCCATCGACCAGGAGCACCGGGCCCCTGCGCTGGAGCGGATGCCCCCCGAGCGCCGTCACCAGGTAGCCATCCGGACGCACCAGCACCAGACGCTCGAAGCGCTGCGCCCGCCGCTGGAGCTCGGCGTGGACCACCGGCTCGCCACCCTGGAGCACTTCGCTCAACAGCCACGCGAGCACTCGCCGGGGTGCGAAGGCACGCGGGGTGAGCGGTGTCCGCGCCAACGCCGCCCACAGCGCGCGCGCCCGCTCCAGGTCCAGCGCCGTGCCCTCGGCGTGCCAGACGTCTGGAGCCAGCCCGCTGGCCTCCTGGACCTGGAGGAAGCCATTCCCGGGCGACGCGGGAAAACCTCCCGCGCCACCTTCGTGAGCGGCGAGCGTGGCGCAGCCGCTCGCCCCCAGGCACCACACCGCCAGCCACACCCCGAGCAGTGCGCGGCCTCGCATGGGGTGCGCCTCTCCGTGCACTACGGAACCGACGGAACCTCGCCCGTCAGCACGCAGATGCGGATCACCGGATCGCACTTCACCGGGAAGCTCGGGTTGATGCCCGAGCCTCGCAGCCGCGTGGGCGGATCCGCGTACGGGTCACACTTCGTCTCGTCCGGCATCGGGACCTTCGTCACCGGATCCGGCGTCGAGCAGGAGACCACCGGCCAGATGCCTCGCGCCGTGAACTCGGCGGTGCAGCCATCCACCGTGTACTTCAGGTCCGCGATGAACTGCGTGCCGGGGATGTCGGGCGTGTTGTAGATGCGCAGCCCCGACCACGCGTAGGTGATGTCCTGCGCCGCCTTGCCCCCGGCCGCGTTCAGCACCACCCGCTCGGCGTTGAGCACGGGCACCTCGCAGAAGTTGTCCGGACCCGGCGCCTCCGTCTCCAGGGTGCCCACGGCATTGGCCTGGGACAGGGCGGCGTCCACGCGAGCCGCCTCGGTGCGCAGCAGACCGCCCAACCGCCCCGAGCGCAGGCCCACCGTGTCCTTCTGGACGGGGTCCGCGTTGAGGAACTTCTGCAGGCCCACGGACTCGGAGTCCAACCGCGTGCAGGCGAGGGTCGGGTTCTGTCCCGGCTTGGGCGAGTAGGTGACCGCGAACGAGCCCGTGGACCCGTCCGACACCGCCCGGGCCACCACGCACTGCGGATCCTGCTGCTGGGCACCGCAGGCGCTCAGGAGCAGCCCCACACCAATCAATGAACGCTTCATGATGTCTCTCTCTAGAAGGGGGGCCTAGAAGCTCAGCTTCACGCCAAAGCGCACCGAGCGCGGGGACTGGTAGGCGATGGGCTGCTTGTAGTTGGGGTTGATCTCCCCGATGGGCAGGACCGGGTTGCCCGCGGCCGTCGTCCGCAGCAGGCACTCGGGGTTGCCCTCCTGGCGGCAGCTCTCCACGTTCGCAACCTTCTCGCCCTGCTCGAGCGGCAGGACGCGGCTGAAGGTGAAGACCTGGTCCACGTCCGTCACCTGCTGGAAGTTGAAGAGGTTGAAGACGTCCAGTGACACGCTGAGCACGTAGTCCTTGCCGAGCCGCTGGCTCATGCCCACGTGTCCATCCAGGTTGTGCACCCAGGGCAGACGGCCGCCGCTGCCGCGCGGGAGGATGAACGTCTCGGCGCCGCTGCGGCGGGGGTGGAAGCCCAGGTAGTTGATGGGAGCACCCGAGCGCGCCCGGTAGCCGCCGCCCACGTCGATGCTCAGGTCGCGCGTCAGCCGGAACTCCTTGGCGCCAAAGGCCTTGAAGGCGTGGGTGCGATCACCCGGCAGGGGGCCGTCGCGGTTGACGGTGAGCGACAGCAGGTCGAAGTCGCGCGTCAGGTTGGGCGACAGCTGGCCCGTGTCCGCGCGGAACAGGCCCGAGTAGTTGCCGCGCAGCGAAGACCACGTGTAGCTCACCTGCGCCAGCCACGAGTTGGCGAAGGCCTTGGTGTAGTAGACGTTCACCGCGTCGTAGTCGCGGCGCGCCAGCGGGAAGTCCGACGAGATGCCCTTGCCCGGGTTGCCCAGGAAGAAGGTGCTGCCGTCGTCGCGGCTCATGTCCTCGATGACGTTGTTGAGGTAGCGCCGGGTGTAGGACAGGCCCAGGCGTCCGACGATGATCTCGTACTCGCCGCCCACCACGAACTCGTCGCTGGACTGGGCGCGGATGTTGGGGTCCACCGGCACGCGGTCTCCGCCCTCGGCGTTCCAGTACTGGCTGGGGCTCTCCGGGTTGCCGATGACCTGACGGTTGCCATCCACGTTGCAGGCCCCGCCGGGCGCGAGCGCCGCCGGATCCGCCGGGTTGCAGGACGCGTTGAGCGTGGTCGACAGCTGCCGCTGCTGGGGGAAGGACAGGTCCGCCATGTCCAGGGGCACGTTCTCGTAGAAGCGCGCGTAGTTGACGTAGAGCTTCGAGCGGCCCTGCTGGGTGAAGTCGTAGATGACGCCCAGCCGGGGCGACCACTGGTGGGGCAGGCTCAGACCCACCCGGCCATCCAGGCCCCAGAGCGTCTGTGTGTCATAGCGACCGCCCACGTTGAGCGTGACCTTGTCGAAGAGCGACCAGCTGTCCTGCACGAAGCCGCCCAGGGTCGCCGACGTGGACGTGCCCTCCTTCGAGGCGAGGAACACGGGCTGGTCCGGCGCCTCCAGGTAGCCGTACTGGTTGAGCGTGTAGAAGCAGGCGCCCGAGGTGCACTCGAACCAGGGCGCCAGACCCGTGCGCGCGCGGTTGTTGTAGAAGCTCGCGCCCTCCGCGTCGAAGCCCGCCTTGAGCACGTGGTGGCCGAGCGCGTTGAGCAGATAGGTGCCCAGCACCTTGCCCTGGAAGCGGCTCAGCTCGGAGATCTGGATGGTGCCCGGGCCGCCAATCGAATACGAGCTGACCGGACAGCGGACGCCCGGGGGCAGACCCGGCAGGTCACAGACCGAGGGGTCCTCCAGCGTCTCGAACTCGTTGATGGTGTGCGGGTAGCGCGACCATCCATCCGCGGTCCGAACCGGCGTGCGCCGGTAGTTGATGGTGGGCTGCGCGGACAGGCCCACGCCGCTGGACAGGCCCGAGCCGTCCGAGGGCAGCGTGGACGCGTTCTGGTGGTGCCAGCCCACCGTGGCGTCGATGAGCAGGTCCTTGTTGAAGAAGGACGAGGACTGCTTGGCCACGATGTCCAGCGCGCCACTCGTGCGCCGGGTGGCGATGGACTCGTAGGAGCCCTGCACATACGCGGTG includes:
- a CDS encoding aldo/keto reductase family protein; translation: MNFRFLGRSGLKVSEISYGNWLTHGSQVEEEAALACVRAALDEGITTFDTADVYAGTRAEAVLGRALHGQRREGLEILTKVYWPTGPGPNDRGLSRKHILESLHGSLRRLQTDYVDVYQAHRYDHETPLEETMQAFADVVRQGKALYIGVSEWTAAQLREGVRLARQLGFQLVSNQPQYSMLWRVIEAEVVPTSQELGVGQVVFSPIAQGVLTGKYKPGHKPPEGSRATDDKGGASFVKRYLGDEVLTRVQQLQPVAQEAGLSLAQLAVAWVLHNPNVSSAIIGASRPEQVKENVKASGVTLSPEVLRRIDEITGPIAERDPARTASPPQRP
- a CDS encoding Tox-REase-5 domain-containing protein, with translation MRGRALLGVWLAVWCLGASGCATLAAHEGGAGGFPASPGNGFLQVQEASGLAPDVWHAEGTALDLERARALWAALARTPLTPRAFAPRRVLAWLLSEVLQGGEPVVHAELQRRAQRFERLVLVRPDGYLVTALGGHPLQRRGPVLLVDGQWRVGHLVVGDFYVSHGGVLYPATEALRRAEGPPVAELGLERDWLNAALDGAQDAVGEMAVALAETVRHPIRSVEGLAQLPSGVAHLIASSPEYLARYGAISRQEQIREAARLSTHVLCLLGPGTGAVGRLGGLGAELPALSLSARGELTLAAVRVGSGSAALARPGALTVLHMARAPSGKTGRPGPGHWTYKTPTTTSEEALAFQAQVTGRPAWWVYMVEDVEFDGFTGTVLLEAKGPGYCAFFNADGTPKYWYRNSGKFDQMMEQAKRQRDVSIQSGIPVIWHVADAKVADFLRRLFQRYDWRSIDVRHTPPRQ
- a CDS encoding Tex family protein, whose translation is MHVYAIELSKELGLKPEQVDRTLALSAEGATVPFIARYRKEVTGGLDEVQIQAILDGAASRAELDERRETILRSIEGQGKLTPELAQALKRARTRTELEDLYLPYKPKRRTRAAIARERGLEPLADLLWKQEGTRGEDMNARVKAFINPDKDVADRDAALAGARDICAERVAEDAGLRRGARELCVNKGRLRSAVVAAKKGEATKFDNYADHEEDLSKAPSHRILALLRGETEEVLRLKLALPDDEVKGTLVTRVVTRPQSPFASELRAAVEDSWERLMGPSLEAELRHELKERADREAITVFGQNLRHLLLSAPAGGRAVLALDPGLRTGVKATMLDGTGKLVESATLYTERGANERATAARQCGALIQKHKPELIAVGNGTGSREAEGFVREVLKVLGAPVPVVSVSEQGASIYSASEVAREEFPDLDVSLRGAVSIGRRLQDPLAELVKIDPKSIGVGQYQHDVDQTQLKKKLGEVVDSCVNAVGVDVNTASPQLLEHVSGIGPTLAKKIVTHRAAKGRFTTRREILKVSGLGPKTYEQAAGFLRVHGAEPLDASAVHPERYGVVERMAKDLGVDVKQLVGNASLVRKIDPKRYLGPDLGDMTLQDILAELEKPSRDPRGDFTAPAYREDLQKLEDVKEGMVLQGVVTNVTAFGAFVDVGVHQDGLVHVSQLSTRFIKDPSEAVKVGDRLTVKVVSVDLVRKRLALSVRALTEGTPAPSGRPASAPAREVSSGPRGGGKPAPAKPAAKPSSEPFNNPFSKLKR
- a CDS encoding PH domain-containing protein, which codes for MGLFDKMMGNAEVSGKSAYQVERFLGDGEQVLAVFRFMRDEIVVTDRGLFAVDVQGITGAKKEYKYFPLKGIKYVSYESAGTFDLDADIKIGVDGHTQLVEHVMVSAPLSFKIPKAQAADGERFFKLIKAAVDGKPPPRAPTP
- a CDS encoding TonB-dependent receptor domain-containing protein, translating into MDWSVRRVLAWCTVLLLWGTSALAQGTAVLVGKVSNAADKKPLADMVVTLTSPSLQGEQVVVTDSSGLYRIPQLPPGTYTIRVEGERFRIFSRSDIQLRIDRTIRFNVELLPEEGLSEEVVVVARPPTVDVGSSAQGLSVDTSLIRNLALNRPGSKGSASRSFESLAELAPGAQEDSYGVSINGGTSPENQYVVDGLSVNDPSVGTVGTPLSVEFVKEVNVITGGYMPEYGRSTGGVLNVVTKSGSNEFHGSFFGNVAPGFLQSSGLQIQRAGSVISARGTPWNQGDVGFEIGGPILKDKLWFYAGAAPAFNRIQVSRQLSALDLCTEVNPDIGCARVGDARKDPATGFQLATPIAGTQVDRFADERTLQYIGKLTYNFNQDHSLALSVYGTPTSSGGPGRYAFSRDGAPEVCSGLSCTAYVQGSYESIATRRTSGALDIVAKQSSSFFNKDLLIDATVGWHHQNASTLPSDGSGLSSGVGLSAQPTINYRRTPVRTADGWSRYPHTINEFETLEDPSVCDLPGLPPGVRCPVSSYSIGGPGTIQISELSRFQGKVLGTYLLNALGHHVLKAGFDAEGASFYNNRARTGLAPWFECTSGACFYTLNQYGYLEAPDQPVFLASKEGTSTSATLGGFVQDSWSLFDKVTLNVGGRYDTQTLWGLDGRVGLSLPHQWSPRLGVIYDFTQQGRSKLYVNYARFYENVPLDMADLSFPQQRQLSTTLNASCNPADPAALAPGGACNVDGNRQVIGNPESPSQYWNAEGGDRVPVDPNIRAQSSDEFVVGGEYEIIVGRLGLSYTRRYLNNVIEDMSRDDGSTFFLGNPGKGISSDFPLARRDYDAVNVYYTKAFANSWLAQVSYTWSSLRGNYSGLFRADTGQLSPNLTRDFDLLSLTVNRDGPLPGDRTHAFKAFGAKEFRLTRDLSIDVGGGYRARSGAPINYLGFHPRRSGAETFILPRGSGGRLPWVHNLDGHVGMSQRLGKDYVLSVSLDVFNLFNFQQVTDVDQVFTFSRVLPLEQGEKVANVESCRQEGNPECLLRTTAAGNPVLPIGEINPNYKQPIAYQSPRSVRFGVKLSF
- a CDS encoding fibronectin type III domain-containing protein encodes the protein MSVQRSLVSLVLASTLWVGCGPGEPPAPATPVPTPEAPGNDVTPEPRPTEPAPGPGVQEPRPPVPDQGPPATDAGVPDAGPPDLDAGLPDAGGPDAGSLVVHGSHLLHYRTDVADFTQPRSPPSTGIQAFALESGGGLRPLTVALAADGSFRIPDAPAGQYYLRYGTLHLLTDARSVNLDGYELGRQDAQPGEALSPATLTAYNLPPPEFDSFPTVQAISSNLGLSAYIDLEEAVPGGATAIVDRPATYSQYYPANPVRLDASRGDYQYITTFAERSTGAGLFYSAVDRYFTQGGLSMNPGTPLVVRGELLESRPRTLVFDWWRSRFEAYRHQVSTQVVRSAQYFTVSPTAWSADHWYGYVGDLMSTAAMQGYSDERLVFSYGNPYPFSWGEVLTLSHNFQVNLRLPGTTSGSISVGLADTRPIAHVSPQQPFAPRITPAQDVTVDGVDAQQARTLGSLTPTVRWKAPLVGTPSAYRVRVSRLSASGTRTVATHVAYLSTKDTSVTVFPGILQPGQTYLFTVIAYLTPGIDLATNPYGHQRLTDVADADAMSAPLTTPAALAGEKARLAVEPAPGESAALELKAPRAR
- a CDS encoding Imm52 family immunity protein; this translates as MWRMPRSPIFFVGSSSGTTGGASTFAIPHPGSEGVMMTDDHYVGAYWGARRETAAECARRLSRFFQGLAQCDPTFTHWYSGGPGVPRGAPGHSVSTDERFLAALLEKSRSRTDRGKKVIEPLGFSRILWNAKRDASEIHLSCGGYSPGMMNFCLFNPIRQGPVRERLLTEPVMTGILTRMATAWEPDYAMVSSSEMVEATRKQEGEVRVGWLTYLSRRLGALPPLPAPVRIEPVGDLGWLLVLSSEPLSAGNPEHVAFTASIRERLDRAGLIALPPPA